TTTCTTTGCTACGTACGTTACGTACGGTGAGGGCGTCCTGCTCTAGCAGTCGAATACTTCATGCTACACTGAAAGAGCaatatgtacagtgctggacaaaagtttacggaacacgctcttgcgcattccttcctcagagtaacACGATGACAGCGAAAGGTAGTGTACGGTCTTGCAAATAgttgactgggttacctaggcacatgtctaagTCCGCATAGTCCCATCCGCTGCCATTACGCGTCGTTATGAAGTCGAAGTTCAGACACAAAGCGCCCTAAGCAGTTCCATGGTAATGTCCAACTTCAGTGGCACTGTAGAAGATGATGATGCATGCAGAACCACGTGCCTCTCGCATACATGCActaagaacagaagaagaagaacaagtaCTGGCGTAATAGAACACTGATGTACCTATGGGTGCATGAACAAAGCAGCAAGCTGGACAGCGTCAAGAAATCGACGTTAAGGCCCAGCTTCATACCCACAGGTTGTTTAACTCACGTCTCTAGAATATGGTCATTATGCTATGATGTATATATCTCTTGCAGGTTGGAGCTTCCAGCAATGTGTGGGCACGCACTCGCCGATCACTGTCAAGGACAGAATTCGGCCTGTGGCGTTTGCGCTTTTCGGTTACGCTGCTCCACTATACATGATTCCGCTCCTTCCTGCGAAAACGACCGTACGTACTGTCTTTGCGTCATGTATAGGCACGCGGGAGATACGGTTGCTGCATAAAGAATACTTGAGTGTCGGCCTGCTTTCCTGGAGCACGATCTCCAGCTAAGCTCACTCTGTGTCGCAGTCTGAACTTGCTACGCGTAGCTACTCACTGTTCTCTCTTGCAGGCTGCATCGTGCGCATACTTCATCATCATAGTAATCCTATGGCATATGTTAAGCGTGCTTCCGGCACCGGTGGCGTCGATGATGCTCATACTACTGTTCACCTTTGGAGAAACTCTTGACGAAGAAGTTGCCATTGCCAGTTACGTGTCTGTAAGTCCTTGTAAGACACGCCTTCCTGCAACATGTATTATAACTGGGCATTTTGCTTCTTTCGCAGCCTTACATGCTGCACGTTGTGGCGGCGATGATAGTGGTTGGAGCGAGCAAGTCGACCAAGCTATTTGACCGAGCGGCAATCGTCGTGCTACGCAACCATGGGGCTCGCATTCGTTCTCTGCTCTTGGGCTTCGCAGGCGTCGCTTTGATTCTAACCGTCTTTCTAGATAACAGCGTCACCACGTTGGTTATGGTGACGCTTATCGAGAGGGCCACACACACCATCCAGGACAGCACCATACAGGGATTCCACAAGAAGGCGCTTTTCAATAAGGTATAGGCAACGACGGAGAGAGGAAAATAGAGAGAAAAAACCGGCAGCCACATTTGAAGCCATCCTGGATGGCGCCATGTTGACCTCACCTTGCCTcgtttgcaaatggcggacaTTAGGGACTCATTTTCTCTCATTCTCTTTTTCTGGTTCTgttgttccacccacaaacgccttttggagtagccagttcagactgggtcgggactaacatctccatatttttctttcatttccgaTCCAAGGGACTCCTGCGTCTTTTCGCGCGTACGCTTCGAAATTCCGTGGCACTTATTGGTTCCGTAATGCCGCCAACGATTTAAGGAACTGGCTTTATagcgaatagacctctccctgtttgtaaacaaatgacgtcatagtgttcgacagcgccaccaatttggtagagtttaactacgctcgaagctaggggcgaacaaggtcgcgcctgaaagccacggtcttgaggggattacgatggtccctgaaagggatgcgactttcgtttctacttttctttcaataggaggcagcgaaaaagtgcccattcgtggaaccctgccctccccttccgatttgtttctgtttcagtctctctgccaacgtcatgatgacgtttctcgggtagaggtatATTCAGTTGCTtgttttcgtgcagaaaaagttgcactgTCTCGAGTCTGCATGTCCCACGGCCGCTTCAACGTGCGTCGCGCACTCGCGTTTTATTGGTCCTTCGGTTCGCTCTTCGTTTTTGCCTTGAACGAAGGAGTGCGAGCGGTTGCGCGCTCTATGTATCTCATTCGGTATAGGCAGGAACGCCTCTGCCAGGGGGCGCGCTCAATCACCGTGTACAGCGCCGCTGGTGGCAGTAACCCAAGTAAAGTCTCGTGACAGTCGTTCCTCCAACCTACAGGCGCGTTACCCTATAACATGCGTCGCGGACTTGATCGCTTTTTTAATTACGTGTTAGCACACCCATAGGAAGGAGCGGAGAGAcaagggggggttagtatgcgtcctgggctgacttcagggggaactgagccgacattcgtctggaaagtcttcggaaaacccagggaaaacctcagacagcacagccggtgacaggattcgaacccgtgtcacctcccagtctcaccgtggaaagcaatcatcctaaccactatgccacgggcgCTGGTACTTGACCGGTGCGTTGTGGTTGCGTGATACGTTGTCCGTCTATGGTACTTCCTCTTTAAACGAAGATAGTTTAAAAGCGGCGTCGCAGTAACTGGAGCGTAGGCACCGGTTGAGGCACTGACCCGGTGGCAGGTTCTTCATAGGGAGGATATCAGGTTGTAACGGGACAGCAGTGCTGGCAAGTGCTAGCAGCACAACTTTGCAACAGCACCAACAGCAACACCATACTCTTATTTTAGGATCTGAGAGATGCTGCATTTAGACCATGCTGGTGACCGTATCCTCAGTATGCGAACAAACCCTTTAAGTTTACGATGAGGTACATTCATCCTTTCCATGTTCACTGATTTACATTTGCTCCCTTGCAATCCGGCATTCACACGAACGTCTCTTAGTCGACTGCAGTTTCTGTATCATTACACCGGAGCCCCGATCTTGAACCGTGATATAGCgagcgttatcgttatattgAATGTTCGCGCGATCAAAAGTCGTTTTGGTAGGCTCGGGCAGGAGCCAGCGGCGAATCACGGGCGAAGTAACGCGCATAATCTTGTTATCCATGGGGATAACAAGATCGGGCTCCTGGGGCCCATATCATCTTGTCGTCATCCCGTAGCACGCATAACATGCATCACTTCGCCCGTGATCCGCCACGAGCTCTGGCAcgaggtggtggtgctggtgctgatgaaagggctcgctgttgtcggcctcacggaggtgagcaacgtcacgacggACGCCCcttgggaatgtgcgtcctgggccgccttctaaggtaactgtgccgacatatatgtctgaaagcgtctgaggaaaacccaggagaagccccaggcagcacagccggcactgggattcgaacccgggtatctcccaatggtgacatggccagcacactAGCCGCTGAGCCACGCGGGCTTGTCTGGCACAAGGTGCAATCGCTACGCTGACATGAAATCTCGTCCTACCAGAACGGTTTCCACGTGAGGACTCGTGACGTTTGCAGCGTTCCAAGATTGGGGCTCTGGACGTTGCGAGGTGCTTGTGCTTGGTGACCGTCGCACCTTTTGTCGTCTTGGACTCATTATTCTCACCTTTTTCTTCCGCAGGTGACGCGGAGGTATTCGCGATCCCGCCGTAAAACTCTGGAAGACATATATTTACGCGACCTCGACTCCATGGCGGAGATTGAGCGCAGTGCACACAATTATGCCACCGAAGACTATGACGGCGCTCGTCGATCGGAAATCGCAGCTGCAGAGAACTCTCCAACCGCTGAATCTGGGGCAGCAGCCCCCTTTGTGACAACAACGGTACCAAAGACACCCCCACTTGTAACTGCAAAACGGAAAGCTCGCGTCCCCCTAGCACCTTCAGTCTCTCCACGGACGACACCTAGTACTACGACGACTAAGGACTCCAAGACGATTCTTCCTCGAACAGTCAATAGGGTATGGTGCTTCCTTCTCATACAGTGTTCGCAAAGAATGAGAGAGGGTCTGTGGCTAATAGGTCGGAATTGTTTATCGAGACCTAGATCGCCAAATCCTCTCAAATCGTCAATGAATCGTCGTTTTCATTTCGTTATTTCAATGGATCATCATTGAAAAGTGTTTTAAAATGATGCTTAGCGCGAATAGACTTTTCAGTGCTTGCAATTCATGGATATCAATAAGTACCGTTTATTACGCAGCTGATCAGACCAACcgccgtattctcgctcagCCCTGAGAGATCCCTGCGCTTCGAGGGACGCTACCAATAGCTTTGGCAATGCATTTTGCGTTCGCTTGCTGTGCGTGCACAATGCATTACCAAAGCCTCTGGAAGTGTCCCTCGAAGCGCAGGGATCCCTCAGGGCTGAGCGGCAATATGGCGGCAATGTTGCCCGATCATTTCTTTGAAGGTTCTCTTAAGATTCCGCGCTTAGCAACAAGAGACACAGGAAGGCTGCAAGGTCTCCGCCTCAAGCAACTTCCAGAAGACCAAAAAGACGGCCGCGCGTTTTGCATTCTGTTGATTGCACCACAGTACCTGGGAGCAACAAACTACTAGTTGCCATTAGCTGTCTGAAAGCACCCGTGGGATTGGTTTTCAGTGGTTCATTGTGCTCCTTGTAAGGTATCCGCACTCATGGCGTGTTTATTTATCCCAGCTAAGGCGAAGTATAGCCATCATGGAGCGCGGTCAGGTAGTTGTTCCCGGAACATCATCACCGGCCCCTTCGTCATTGCGTGCCACCTCACCTACGACCTCTAGCCGTGAGTACCTGTCAATTGAGTACCCGTCATTCGGAGTTACATATCATGACTGCATCATCTTGCTGAGTTGCATATGTGCTTTTTCAGACCGCCGTTCAACGGCGTTCTCGATCTATGACACTGTTGCTCTACGC
This sequence is a window from Ornithodoros turicata isolate Travis chromosome 10, ASM3712646v1, whole genome shotgun sequence. Protein-coding genes within it:
- the LOC135370409 gene encoding uncharacterized protein LOC135370409 isoform X3; the protein is MYLWVHEQSSKLDSVKKSTLRPSFIPTGWSFQQCVGTHSPITVKDRIRPVAFALFGYAAPLYMIPLLPAKTTAASCAYFIIIVILWHMLSVLPAPVASMMLILLFTFGETLDEEVAIASYVSPYMLHVVAAMIVVGASKSTKLFDRAAIVVLRNHGARIRSLLLGFAGVALILTVFLDNSVTTLVMVTLIERATHTIQDSTIQGFHKKALFNKVTRRYSRSRRKTLEDIYLRDLDSMAEIERSAHNYATEDYDGARRSEIAAAENSPTAESGAAAPFVTTTVPKTPPLVTAKRKARVPLAPSVSPRTTPSTTTTKDSKTILPRTVNRLRRSIAIMERGQVVVPGTSSPAPSSLRATSPTTSSHRRSTAFSIYDTVALREVASWERERYSVIQRDLIVSAVMVTVIGSMVSTTGNMATLFLFSYLEMRFEHKVIPGGAWIMILFPVVGCGLLACFFVMYFVLLKHYDAEEDEHARTEISKVLEKRRENLGTMNVSEGVYASVPVIVLAVWALASKLFFTGSYHIEETGAERMLVIDYLVVLVLVVMPQKSRPVTDAAAATDTASPSSREAPHLRVTTAFVNWHAVLLGIRWGPLIIHGSVSSVGKAVQVSGIAHWVHSALDEFHMLDPTAIQALKMRFNPLYFAIPVVVAASTTLILPTAAIAVAILDDTVNISRRKLLVQGVVIKAVTIVSLLFSMNTVGDALFSWSEVPAWAQTVENINSSLNLQIP
- the LOC135370409 gene encoding uncharacterized protein LOC135370409 isoform X2, which produces MYLWVHEQSSKLDSVKKSTLRPSFIPTGWSFQQCVGTHSPITVKDRIRPVAFALFGYAAPLYMIPLLPAKTTAASCAYFIIIVILWHMLSVLPAPVASMMLILLFTFGETLDEEVAIASYVSPYMLHVVAAMIVVGASKSTKLFDRAAIVVLRNHGARIRSLLLGFAGVALILTVFLDNSVTTLVMVTLIERATHTIQDSTIQGFHKKALFNKVTRRYSRSRRKTLEDIYLRDLDSMAEIERSAHNYATEDYDGARRSEIAAAENSPTAESGAAAPFVTTTVPKTPPLVTAKRKARVPLAPSVSPRTTPSTTTTKDSKTILPRTVNRLRRSIAIMERGQVVVPGTSSPAPSSLRATSPTTSSHRRSTAFSIYDTVALREVASWERERYSVIQRDLIVSAVMVTVIGSMVSTTGNMATLFLFSYLEMRFEHKVIPGGAWIMILFPVVGDAEEDEHARTEISKVLEKRRENLGTMNVSEGVYASVPVIVLAVWALASKLFFTGSYHIEETGAERMLVIDYLVVLVLVVMPQKSRPVTDAAAATDTASPSSREAPHLRVTTAFVNWHAVLLGIRWGPLIIHGSVSSVGKAVQVSGIAHWVHSALDEFHMLDPTAIQVILATMSSVLTEVVSIQVTVPLLVPIVIELALKMRFNPLYFAIPVVVAASTTLILPTAAIAVAILDDTVNISRRKLLVQGVVIKAVTIVSLLFSMNTVGDALFSWSEVPAWAQTVENINSSLNLQIP